The following proteins come from a genomic window of Mariniflexile sp. TRM1-10:
- the lpdA gene encoding dihydrolipoyl dehydrogenase, translating to MSKYDIIVLGSGPGGYVTAIRASQLGFKTAVIEKENLGGVCLNWGCIPTKALLKSAQVFEYLKHAGDYGLSVKDYDKDFNAVVSRSRGVADGMSKGVQFLMKKNKIDVIKGYGKLKPGKKVDVDGTEYSADHIIIATGARSRELPSLPQDGKKVIGYREAMSLANQPKKMIVVGSGAIGVEFAYFYNSMGTEVTIVEFLPNVVPVEDEDVSKQLEKSFKKSGINIMTSAEVTKVDTSGKGVKATVKTSKGEEVLEADIILSAVGIKTNIENIGLEDVGIVVDRDKILVNNFYQTNIPGYYAIGDVTPGQALAHVASAEGILCVEKIAGQHVEALDYGNIPGCTYCSPEIASVGLTEKQAKEKGFDIKVGKFPFSASGKASAGGNKEGFVKVIFDAKYGEWLGCHMIGAGVTDMIAEAVLGRKLETTGHEVLKAVHPHPTMSEAVMEAVADAYGEVIHL from the coding sequence ATGAGTAAATACGATATTATTGTTCTTGGAAGTGGCCCTGGAGGTTATGTTACAGCTATTAGAGCATCCCAACTAGGTTTTAAAACCGCTGTTATTGAAAAAGAAAACCTTGGGGGTGTATGTTTAAACTGGGGATGTATCCCAACTAAAGCGTTGTTAAAATCCGCTCAAGTATTTGAGTATCTTAAACATGCTGGTGATTATGGCTTATCCGTTAAAGATTATGACAAAGATTTTAACGCTGTTGTAAGCCGTAGCCGTGGTGTTGCCGATGGTATGAGCAAAGGGGTTCAGTTTTTAATGAAAAAGAACAAAATAGACGTTATTAAGGGTTACGGTAAACTTAAACCAGGAAAAAAGGTTGATGTTGACGGAACAGAATACAGTGCAGACCATATTATAATTGCTACCGGAGCGCGTTCTCGCGAATTACCAAGCTTACCACAAGATGGTAAAAAGGTCATTGGATACAGAGAAGCGATGAGCTTAGCAAACCAACCTAAAAAAATGATTGTAGTAGGTTCTGGGGCTATTGGCGTTGAATTCGCTTATTTCTACAACTCTATGGGCACCGAAGTAACCATCGTGGAATTTTTACCAAACGTGGTGCCTGTTGAAGATGAAGACGTATCAAAACAATTAGAAAAATCTTTTAAGAAAAGTGGTATTAATATTATGACTTCTGCCGAAGTTACCAAGGTAGACACATCTGGCAAAGGTGTTAAAGCTACCGTTAAAACTAGCAAAGGCGAAGAAGTTTTAGAAGCCGATATTATTTTATCTGCTGTTGGCATCAAAACAAACATTGAAAACATTGGCTTAGAAGATGTTGGAATTGTTGTTGATAGAGATAAAATTTTAGTAAACAACTTTTACCAAACCAACATTCCTGGATACTACGCTATTGGCGATGTAACACCTGGTCAAGCTTTAGCACATGTTGCTTCGGCTGAAGGTATTTTATGTGTTGAAAAAATTGCAGGACAACATGTAGAAGCGTTAGATTACGGAAACATCCCAGGTTGTACCTATTGTTCTCCAGAAATTGCAAGTGTTGGTTTAACCGAAAAACAAGCTAAAGAAAAAGGATTTGACATTAAAGTTGGCAAATTCCCGTTCTCTGCTTCTGGTAAAGCAAGTGCTGGTGGTAACAAAGAAGGTTTTGTAAAAGTAATTTTTGATGCTAAATATGGTGAATGGTTAGGTTGCCACATGATTGGAGCTGGTGTAACCGATATGATTGCTGAAGCTGTTTTAGGAAGAAAATTAGAAACTACAGGACATGAAGTATTAAAAGCAGTGCATCCGCATCCAACGATGAGTGAAGCGGTTATGGAAGCTGTTGCCGATGCTTATGGGGAAGTGATTCACTTGTAG
- the aroQ gene encoding type II 3-dehydroquinate dehydratase, producing MKKLIIINGPNLNLLGKREPAIYGSLSFTEFLEEIKGKYPTVQIDYFQSNIEGVLIDKLHEVGFAFDGIILNAGAYTHTSIGIGDAVKGIETPVVEVHISNTFGREEFRHQSYISPNAKGVILGFGLQSYELAIQSFL from the coding sequence ATGAAAAAACTAATCATCATCAACGGTCCCAACTTAAATTTGTTAGGTAAACGTGAACCAGCAATTTATGGCAGTTTATCATTTACCGAGTTTTTAGAAGAAATAAAAGGTAAATATCCAACGGTTCAAATAGATTACTTTCAATCTAATATTGAAGGTGTACTCATTGACAAACTACACGAAGTAGGTTTTGCTTTTGATGGAATTATCTTAAATGCAGGTGCTTATACGCATACCTCTATTGGTATTGGTGATGCTGTTAAAGGTATTGAAACACCTGTGGTTGAAGTTCATATTTCCAACACATTTGGTAGAGAAGAATTTAGACATCAATCGTATATATCACCTAATGCTAAAGGTGTTATTCTCGGTTTTGGTTTACAGAGTTATGAATTGGCTATTCAAAGTTTTCTTTAG
- a CDS encoding M23 family metallopeptidase encodes MRLIFSFFLVFSIFTNAQNNYPQDYFNPPLEIPLILSGSFGELRSNHFHSGLDIKTQQREGLKVLACADGFVSRIKVAHFGYGKALYITHPNGYTTVYGHLQKFSPEIEAYIKKQQYEKESFEIELFPSAETLPVTKGSLVAYSGNTGGSGGPHLHFEIRDKEERPMNPMLFGIDIKDNSKPTVSAIYAYALDENASVNKSNSKQKLRLIPLKSGDYITESIEAFGNIGFGIETNDRQDLAANSNGVYNIQTFLNGNQNFEVDFSIFSFDESSCINQFIDYEHYISNRRRIQKLFKKNNPLSILKPILNDGVLTIEDSTASVYKIRVSDFKNNASFVTINIKGNKTTISNPKVEKTTPYYITANQSTNLRSGNVSVDFYPDTFYENFYMDFDVNNDILTLHKDIVPTRKNFTISYDISNYKDPDKDKLFIARLVGYKKYPLYSFTKREGNILSTSTKTLGTYALATDTVNPTISPLNFKDGQWLSNFRFLKVKINDTVSGISNYRATVNGKWILMEYDYKTKTLTYDFNDDIVTDTKNDFKLIVTDNVGNSATFEATFFRK; translated from the coding sequence ATGCGATTAATCTTTTCCTTTTTTTTAGTTTTCTCAATATTTACTAATGCCCAAAACAATTATCCACAAGATTATTTTAATCCACCATTGGAAATCCCACTTATTCTATCTGGTAGTTTTGGTGAATTGCGTTCTAACCATTTCCATTCTGGTTTAGATATAAAAACGCAACAACGCGAAGGATTAAAAGTATTGGCATGTGCCGACGGCTTTGTGAGCCGAATTAAAGTAGCCCATTTTGGTTATGGTAAAGCCTTATACATCACGCATCCTAATGGCTACACAACGGTTTATGGTCATTTACAAAAATTTTCGCCAGAAATTGAAGCCTATATTAAAAAACAACAATACGAAAAAGAATCATTTGAAATTGAGCTCTTCCCAAGTGCTGAAACCTTGCCTGTAACTAAAGGCAGTCTGGTTGCATATAGTGGTAATACCGGTGGCTCTGGCGGACCGCATTTACATTTTGAAATTCGCGATAAAGAAGAACGCCCCATGAACCCGATGCTTTTTGGTATTGATATAAAAGACAATTCGAAGCCTACCGTTAGCGCTATTTATGCCTATGCTTTAGATGAAAATGCATCTGTTAATAAATCAAACTCTAAACAAAAATTAAGACTTATTCCTTTAAAAAGCGGTGATTATATTACTGAAAGCATTGAAGCTTTTGGAAATATTGGTTTTGGTATTGAAACTAACGACCGACAAGATTTGGCGGCAAATTCAAACGGGGTTTACAATATTCAAACCTTTTTAAATGGTAACCAGAATTTTGAAGTCGATTTTAGTATATTTTCTTTTGATGAGTCATCATGCATCAATCAATTTATAGATTATGAACATTATATTAGTAACAGACGGCGTATTCAAAAATTATTCAAAAAAAACAACCCATTAAGTATCTTAAAACCCATATTAAACGATGGTGTTTTAACGATTGAAGACAGTACCGCTTCGGTTTATAAAATTCGTGTTTCCGATTTTAAAAACAACGCATCTTTTGTCACCATCAACATTAAAGGTAACAAAACAACAATTTCAAATCCCAAAGTAGAAAAAACAACACCTTATTATATTACCGCAAATCAATCTACCAATTTAAGGTCAGGCAATGTGTCAGTCGATTTTTACCCCGATACCTTTTATGAAAATTTCTATATGGATTTTGATGTAAATAACGATATTTTAACTTTACATAAAGACATTGTACCTACCAGAAAAAACTTCACGATAAGCTACGATATTAGTAATTACAAAGACCCCGATAAAGACAAATTGTTTATTGCTAGATTGGTAGGCTATAAAAAATACCCTTTATATTCATTCACGAAAAGAGAGGGTAATATATTATCAACAAGTACAAAAACATTGGGCACTTATGCCCTTGCAACCGATACGGTAAACCCCACTATATCCCCTTTAAATTTTAAAGACGGGCAATGGTTAAGCAATTTTAGATTTTTGAAAGTTAAAATAAACGATACGGTTTCAGGAATTTCTAATTACCGAGCAACTGTAAACGGCAAATGGATTTTAATGGAATATGATTACAAAACAAAAACACTTACTTACGATTTTAATGACGATATCGTTACCGATACTAAGAATGATTTTAAGCTAATTGTAACCGATAATGTTGGAAATAGTGCTACTTTTGAAGCAACATTTTTCAGGAAATAA
- a CDS encoding outer membrane beta-barrel protein: protein MKKLFLLPLFAILSIATVNAQEFNAGLNVGLPLGDIEDAYTLNIGVEANYLWNVSEGFDAGLSAGYSHYLGDSDLGVDDAGFLPIAAAGRFNLSEDFTIGADLGYAIGISPSGNDGGFYYAPKVQYGVSESLDIVLAYKGVSVDGGTFSSVNLGIEFGL, encoded by the coding sequence ATGAAAAAACTATTTTTATTGCCACTTTTTGCGATTTTATCAATTGCTACTGTTAATGCTCAAGAATTTAACGCTGGATTAAATGTTGGATTGCCTTTGGGTGATATTGAAGACGCCTACACGTTAAACATTGGAGTGGAAGCAAATTACTTATGGAATGTATCAGAAGGATTTGATGCTGGTCTTTCTGCTGGATACTCTCATTATCTTGGAGATTCCGACCTTGGAGTTGACGATGCAGGATTCTTACCAATTGCAGCAGCAGGACGTTTTAATCTTTCAGAAGATTTTACTATTGGTGCAGATTTAGGTTATGCAATAGGAATCAGTCCTAGTGGAAACGATGGTGGTTTTTATTATGCACCAAAAGTACAATACGGTGTTAGTGAATCTTTAGATATTGTTTTAGCTTACAAAGGTGTAAGTGTAGATGGAGGTACATTTAGCTCTGTAAACTTAGGAATTGAATTTGGATTGTAA
- the rny gene encoding ribonuclease Y has translation MDNSIILIAGGIILGLVIGFIVAKTLEKNNASKLVKEAKKSAALILKEANSEGESIKKDKILQAKEKFLELKAEHEKVILSRDKKMAEAEKRIRDKESQISNELAKTKKLSENLEIKEKDYDHRLDVLDKKQEEIDRLHKSQVQQLEVISSLSAEEAKSQLVESLKGEAKNDAMAYIQSSMEEAKLTAEQDAKKIIINTIQRIGTEEAVDNCVSVFNIESDDVKGRIIGREGRNIRAIEAATGVEIIVDDTPEAIILSCFDSVRREIARLSLHKLVTDGRIHPARIEEVVEKTKKQIEQEIIEVGKRTVIDLGIHNLHPELIKMVGRMKYRSSYGQNLLQHSREVAKLCGVMAAELGLNPKLAKRAGLLHDIGKVPDAETDMETPHAILGMQWAEKFGEKDDVCNAIGAHHDEIEMKSLLAPIIQVCDAISGARPGARRQVLDSYIQRLKDLEDIAFGFTGVKKAYAIQAGRELRVIVESEKVDDQKAADLSFSISQKVQTDMTYPGQVKVTVIRETRAVNIAK, from the coding sequence ATGGATAACTCAATTATATTGATTGCTGGGGGCATAATATTAGGACTTGTAATAGGTTTTATTGTAGCAAAAACCTTAGAAAAAAACAATGCTTCCAAACTTGTTAAGGAAGCAAAAAAGAGTGCAGCTTTAATACTTAAAGAAGCCAATAGTGAAGGAGAGTCAATTAAAAAAGATAAGATTCTTCAAGCAAAAGAAAAATTTTTAGAACTTAAAGCAGAACACGAAAAAGTGATTCTGTCGCGCGATAAAAAAATGGCAGAAGCCGAAAAACGTATTCGTGATAAAGAATCTCAAATATCTAACGAACTGGCTAAGACTAAAAAGTTAAGTGAAAATCTTGAAATCAAAGAAAAAGATTATGATCACAGATTAGATGTGCTCGATAAAAAACAAGAGGAAATAGATAGATTGCACAAAAGCCAAGTGCAACAGCTGGAAGTTATTTCCAGTCTTTCTGCCGAAGAAGCGAAGTCGCAATTAGTAGAGTCTTTAAAAGGAGAAGCTAAGAATGATGCCATGGCGTACATTCAAAGCTCGATGGAAGAAGCTAAATTAACGGCAGAACAAGACGCTAAAAAAATTATTATAAACACCATTCAACGTATAGGAACAGAAGAAGCGGTTGATAATTGTGTCTCTGTATTTAACATAGAATCGGATGATGTTAAAGGACGTATTATTGGTCGTGAAGGACGAAACATTCGTGCTATTGAAGCTGCAACAGGGGTGGAGATTATTGTTGATGATACTCCGGAAGCCATTATATTATCTTGTTTCGATTCTGTGCGACGTGAAATCGCCCGTTTATCATTGCATAAATTGGTAACCGATGGAAGAATTCACCCTGCAAGGATAGAAGAAGTAGTAGAGAAAACCAAGAAACAAATAGAGCAAGAAATAATTGAAGTTGGTAAACGTACCGTTATAGATTTAGGGATTCACAATTTACATCCTGAACTTATTAAAATGGTCGGTAGAATGAAATACCGCTCGTCTTACGGACAAAACCTATTACAGCACTCACGCGAAGTCGCTAAACTTTGTGGTGTGATGGCTGCCGAATTAGGATTAAATCCAAAACTAGCTAAACGGGCTGGTTTACTACACGATATAGGTAAAGTGCCAGATGCTGAAACCGATATGGAAACCCCCCACGCTATTTTAGGTATGCAATGGGCTGAAAAATTTGGTGAGAAGGATGATGTATGTAACGCTATTGGTGCGCATCACGACGAGATTGAAATGAAATCGTTATTGGCACCAATTATTCAAGTTTGTGATGCTATATCCGGGGCACGCCCAGGAGCACGTCGCCAAGTTTTAGACAGTTATATTCAACGTTTAAAAGATTTGGAAGATATCGCTTTCGGATTTACTGGAGTTAAAAAAGCTTATGCCATTCAAGCGGGTAGAGAGTTGCGTGTTATTGTTGAAAGCGAAAAAGTAGACGACCAAAAAGCAGCCGATTTATCATTTAGTATTTCTCAAAAAGTACAAACTGATATGACCTATCCAGGCCAAGTTAAAGTAACAGTTATTAGAGAAACCAGAGCGGTTAATATTGCTAAGTAA
- a CDS encoding cell division protein ZapA, with protein sequence MSEKLKIKLSIANRVYPLTIDASQEEGLRKAAKNIDAMIKQFEQSYSVRDKQDVLAMCALQFASQVEQKSIDKESISEHVEEKLNALNNLLQSHLVS encoded by the coding sequence ATGTCAGAAAAGCTTAAAATAAAGCTATCTATAGCTAATAGAGTGTACCCTTTAACTATTGATGCAAGTCAAGAAGAAGGGTTGCGAAAAGCGGCTAAAAACATTGATGCTATGATTAAACAGTTTGAGCAGAGTTATTCGGTTCGAGATAAACAAGATGTATTAGCTATGTGTGCTTTACAATTTGCTTCTCAAGTAGAACAGAAATCTATAGATAAAGAGAGTATAAGTGAGCATGTAGAGGAAAAGCTAAATGCGTTAAACAACTTATTGCAATCTCATTTAGTTTCTTAA
- a CDS encoding carboxypeptidase-like regulatory domain-containing protein codes for MKTKFYVFTLFFFSIILVGYSQTATIKGIILNENNTPIVNVNIKTDTMGTVTNVNGFYILEIPANQDVTIEFSHLSYKKIVSVFNLKNGEDYEFNPVMSTSIEQIAAVIVTNKRQRDVEGIITLKPETIRKIPGANAGVENLLLTLPGVSNNNELSTQYSVRGGNYDENLVYVNDIEVYRPFLVRSGQQEGLSFVNTDMVQNVDFSAGGFQAKYGDKLSSVLDITYKNPYQFEANADLSLLGGSLSVENISKDSKFTGIVGLRYRDNSLLVNAKETETNFKPSFADAQAYFTYKFTSKFHLSFLGNASINKYNYQPQTRQTNFGTLTDPIALLVFYEGQEKDRYQTYFGAFKGTYFANDDLTLKLIASRYHTTEEEHFDILAQYRLGEVNTNIGEENLGDVEFSRGVGSQLNHGRNDLDALITNIEHKGDFKINDHRIEWALKYTNEDIRDRLVEWEVIDSAGFSIRPPKTIPANEQPYVPYSGPLVPFTNVRATNYTQINRVQAYAQWSKRATMGTSDVWYNAGVRVHNWTVNGDNISSSNQTVFSPRAQFAIKPYWEKDMLFRIAAGAYYQPPFYRELRDSDGVVQPHVKAQQSFHVVLGNDYSFKMWERPFKLTSEAYYKNLSDVNPYTLENVRIRYAANNNAKAYAYGLDMRLNGEFVPGTESWFSFGYLKTEENIDNKGYISRPTDQRLKFAALFQDYVPNVPNMKLYLNLVYNTGLPGGSPSYADPYNYQNRLPSYKRADLGLQFVLVDAKKQFESGWKKPFKELSFGFEIYNIFDVQNSITNTWVRDVYTKRQYAIPNYLTPRVFNVRTTMKF; via the coding sequence TTGAAAACAAAATTTTACGTTTTTACCCTATTCTTTTTTTCGATTATTCTTGTTGGTTATTCACAAACTGCTACCATAAAGGGTATTATTTTAAACGAAAACAACACACCCATTGTAAACGTAAACATTAAAACCGATACCATGGGAACGGTCACCAACGTCAATGGTTTTTATATCTTAGAAATACCTGCGAACCAAGACGTAACTATTGAATTCTCGCATCTTTCATACAAAAAAATCGTAAGTGTTTTTAATTTGAAAAATGGTGAAGACTACGAATTTAATCCAGTTATGAGCACATCTATAGAACAAATAGCAGCCGTAATTGTTACTAATAAACGCCAACGTGATGTTGAAGGCATCATCACCCTAAAACCTGAGACTATTAGAAAAATCCCTGGCGCCAATGCTGGGGTTGAAAATTTATTGTTAACACTTCCCGGAGTTAGCAACAATAACGAATTAAGCACACAATATTCGGTGCGTGGTGGTAATTATGATGAGAACTTGGTATATGTAAACGATATTGAAGTGTATCGACCCTTTTTGGTTCGCTCGGGGCAACAAGAAGGTTTAAGTTTTGTGAATACCGATATGGTACAGAATGTCGATTTTTCAGCAGGTGGTTTTCAAGCAAAATATGGCGATAAATTATCGTCGGTTTTAGATATTACCTATAAAAATCCGTATCAATTTGAAGCGAATGCCGATTTAAGTTTATTGGGAGGAAGTCTTTCTGTTGAAAATATTAGTAAAGATTCTAAATTCACTGGTATTGTTGGGCTACGCTATAGAGACAATAGTTTACTAGTAAATGCTAAAGAAACCGAAACCAATTTTAAACCGTCATTTGCCGATGCCCAAGCTTATTTCACTTATAAATTCACAAGCAAGTTTCATTTAAGTTTTTTAGGAAACGCTTCCATTAACAAATACAACTACCAACCACAAACACGTCAAACAAATTTTGGCACCCTTACCGACCCTATAGCCCTTTTAGTGTTTTACGAAGGACAGGAAAAAGACCGCTATCAAACGTATTTTGGTGCTTTTAAAGGCACCTATTTTGCAAATGACGATTTAACGCTAAAACTAATAGCTTCTAGATACCATACGACCGAAGAAGAGCATTTTGATATTTTGGCACAATACCGTTTAGGGGAAGTGAATACGAATATTGGTGAAGAAAATTTAGGGGACGTTGAATTTAGCAGAGGTGTTGGTAGTCAATTGAATCACGGACGAAATGATCTAGATGCCCTAATTACGAATATAGAGCATAAAGGCGATTTTAAAATTAATGACCATCGTATTGAATGGGCTTTAAAATACACCAACGAAGACATTCGCGACCGATTGGTTGAATGGGAAGTCATAGATTCGGCTGGATTTTCTATTCGGCCACCAAAAACAATACCTGCAAATGAGCAACCTTATGTGCCATATAGTGGCCCATTAGTACCATTTACAAATGTAAGAGCTACCAATTACACACAGATTAATCGAGTTCAAGCCTATGCGCAATGGAGTAAACGAGCCACTATGGGTACCAGTGATGTTTGGTACAATGCCGGGGTTCGTGTGCATAATTGGACTGTAAATGGAGATAATATTTCTTCGTCAAACCAGACCGTATTTAGTCCGAGAGCACAATTCGCTATAAAGCCTTACTGGGAAAAGGACATGCTTTTTAGAATAGCAGCGGGCGCATATTACCAACCGCCGTTTTACAGAGAACTTCGAGATTCAGATGGTGTGGTGCAACCCCATGTGAAAGCGCAACAATCGTTTCATGTGGTTTTAGGTAACGATTATAGTTTTAAAATGTGGGAACGTCCTTTTAAACTTACTTCTGAAGCTTATTACAAAAATCTTTCGGATGTCAACCCCTATACTTTAGAAAATGTGCGTATTCGTTATGCTGCTAACAACAATGCCAAAGCATACGCTTACGGATTGGACATGCGTTTGAATGGGGAATTTGTTCCCGGAACCGAATCGTGGTTTAGTTTTGGTTACTTAAAAACAGAAGAAAACATTGATAACAAGGGTTATATCTCACGCCCTACGGACCAACGTTTAAAATTTGCTGCCCTGTTTCAAGATTACGTGCCTAATGTCCCTAATATGAAGCTCTATTTGAATTTAGTCTACAACACCGGCTTACCAGGAGGCTCACCAAGTTATGCCGACCCATACAATTATCAAAATAGATTGCCATCATACAAACGTGCCGATTTAGGTTTGCAATTTGTATTGGTTGATGCTAAAAAGCAATTTGAAAGCGGTTGGAAAAAACCATTTAAAGAGCTCTCTTTTGGGTTTGAAATTTATAACATATTTGATGTACAAAACTCTATTACAAATACTTGGGTGCGCGATGTATATACGAAACGTCAATACGCCATTCCAAATTATTTAACGCCAAGGGTTTTTAATGTTAGAACGACTATGAAGTTTTAA
- the xerD gene encoding site-specific tyrosine recombinase XerD: MKWQNALKDYQLYLKIERGLSKNSIENYSLDVAKLISYLDSHHINESPISISTETIQQFIYETAKTINTRSQSRLISGLRSFFNYLVFEDYIASNPLELIESPKIGRKLPDTLSEKEIDDLINAIDLSKPEGERNRAMLETLYGCGLRVSELINLKISDLFFEEGFIKVTGKGDKQRFVPIIDITQKYINIYRSEIRNHMIIKNGFEDTLFLNRRGKQLTRAMVFTIIKQLAEKIGLKKSISPHTFRHSFATHLLKNKADLRSIQLMLGHESITTTEIYVHLDKSHLTEIVERFHPRR, encoded by the coding sequence ATGAAATGGCAAAACGCACTAAAAGACTATCAATTATATTTAAAGATTGAACGTGGTTTATCTAAAAATTCTATCGAAAACTACAGCCTTGATGTTGCTAAATTGATTTCTTATTTAGACAGCCATCACATCAACGAGTCTCCCATTTCCATATCAACGGAAACCATACAGCAATTTATTTATGAAACGGCAAAAACAATCAATACACGTTCTCAATCACGATTAATATCCGGTTTACGCAGTTTTTTTAACTATTTGGTGTTTGAAGATTATATAGCTTCAAACCCTTTAGAACTTATTGAATCTCCTAAAATAGGGCGCAAATTACCCGATACGCTTTCTGAAAAAGAAATTGATGACCTAATTAATGCTATTGATTTAAGCAAACCCGAGGGCGAGCGCAATCGGGCCATGCTAGAAACTTTATATGGCTGTGGATTGCGAGTCAGCGAACTTATTAATCTTAAAATATCAGATTTGTTTTTTGAGGAAGGTTTTATTAAAGTAACAGGCAAGGGCGATAAACAACGATTTGTTCCTATAATAGATATTACCCAAAAATACATCAATATATACCGAAGTGAAATCCGCAATCACATGATCATTAAAAATGGCTTTGAAGATACTTTGTTCTTAAACCGTAGAGGCAAACAACTAACACGAGCGATGGTTTTTACTATTATAAAACAATTGGCTGAAAAAATCGGACTCAAGAAAAGTATTTCCCCACACACGTTTAGACATTCGTTTGCCACACATCTTTTAAAAAACAAAGCCGATTTAAGGTCCATTCAGCTAATGCTTGGCCATGAAAGTATCACCACTACCGAAATTTACGTACATCTGGATAAAAGTCATTTAACTGAGATTGTAGAACGGTTTCATCCTAGGAGGTAG
- a CDS encoding NAD(P)/FAD-dependent oxidoreductase: MNISRTSFPRIVIIGGGFAGVSLAKELAKQEVQVVLLDKNNYHTFQPLLYQVSTGGLEPDSIAYPIRKILKDFPNFHFRLANVEEINTLENKVITDIGALKFDYLVVASGSETNYFGNSEIEKNSMAMKTIPQSLNLRSLILENFEEALLTSDLNERNALMNFVIVGGGPTGVELAGALAEIKKGILPKDYPDLDTRLAQIHIVQSSDCILKGMSDKASQKAEDFLEKLGVNIWKNVRVTNYDGKTVTTNTDLTFETATLVWAAGVKGAAIKGLDAGDFVTIGERLLVNEFSQVKGFNHIFAVGDIAYMVTNECPSGLPMMAQPAIQQGKQLGENMVRLIEKKPMIPFVYKDKGAMATIGRNKAVVDLPKFKFQGVFAWYVWMFVHLFFLIGFRNRMVVFINWVYNYIRFDREARLIIRPYKRHLKK, encoded by the coding sequence ATGAATATATCAAGAACTAGTTTCCCCCGCATCGTAATTATAGGCGGTGGTTTTGCTGGTGTTTCGTTGGCAAAAGAGCTAGCAAAGCAAGAAGTACAAGTGGTTTTGCTTGATAAAAATAATTATCATACGTTTCAACCGCTTCTTTATCAAGTGTCTACAGGTGGTTTGGAACCCGATTCCATTGCATATCCTATCAGGAAAATATTGAAGGATTTTCCTAATTTTCATTTCAGATTGGCAAATGTTGAAGAAATAAACACCCTTGAAAATAAAGTGATAACAGATATTGGGGCACTTAAATTCGACTATTTGGTTGTAGCATCAGGGTCTGAAACAAACTATTTTGGAAATTCTGAAATTGAAAAGAACAGTATGGCAATGAAAACCATACCACAATCGCTCAATTTGAGAAGCTTAATATTAGAAAATTTTGAAGAAGCCCTATTGACTTCCGATTTAAACGAACGGAATGCTTTAATGAATTTTGTAATAGTAGGTGGCGGACCAACAGGTGTAGAGTTAGCTGGTGCTTTAGCGGAAATTAAAAAAGGCATCTTGCCTAAAGATTATCCTGATTTGGATACACGTTTGGCGCAAATTCATATCGTTCAATCCAGCGATTGTATTTTAAAAGGTATGAGTGATAAGGCATCTCAAAAAGCTGAAGATTTTTTAGAAAAACTCGGGGTTAACATATGGAAAAATGTAAGAGTAACCAATTATGATGGTAAAACAGTAACAACCAATACCGATTTAACGTTTGAAACCGCCACCTTGGTTTGGGCAGCAGGCGTAAAAGGCGCTGCTATAAAAGGGTTAGATGCAGGTGATTTTGTGACTATAGGTGAACGACTTTTAGTGAATGAATTTAGCCAAGTAAAAGGGTTTAATCATATTTTTGCAGTTGGCGATATTGCTTATATGGTTACTAATGAATGCCCTAGTGGGTTGCCCATGATGGCACAACCAGCTATTCAACAAGGAAAACAATTGGGTGAAAACATGGTTAGGCTCATTGAAAAAAAGCCAATGATTCCTTTTGTTTATAAAGACAAAGGAGCGATGGCAACCATTGGGCGGAATAAAGCGGTGGTCGATTTACCTAAATTTAAATTCCAAGGGGTTTTTGCTTGGTATGTTTGGATGTTTGTCCACCTTTTTTTCTTAATAGGTTTTAGAAACCGCATGGTGGTTTTTATAAATTGGGTGTATAATTATATCAGGTTTGATAGAGAAGCTAGATTGATTATAAGGCCTTATAAAAGGCATTTAAAAAAATAG